From one uncultured Methanobrevibacter sp. genomic stretch:
- a CDS encoding GNAT family N-acetyltransferase, whose translation MSELTFKIAERNDSGLILEYIKKLADYEHRLDEVIATEKDIEKWVFDEKQAEVIFALLDGDVIGFALYFLSFSTYIGNVNMHLEDLFIEPEYRGNGYGKALLRELGKIVLDRGYGRFEWTCLSWNKPSIDFYLSIGAEMKDWELFHFKGEALEKFVNEQ comes from the coding sequence ATGAGCGAATTAACATTTAAGATAGCCGAAAGAAATGATTCCGGTTTGATTCTGGAATACATCAAAAAGCTTGCAGATTATGAGCATCGCCTGGATGAAGTCATTGCAACCGAGAAAGATATTGAAAAATGGGTTTTTGATGAAAAGCAGGCGGAAGTGATTTTTGCACTTCTTGACGGAGATGTTATCGGTTTTGCACTTTACTTTTTAAGCTTTTCAACCTATATCGGCAATGTCAATATGCATTTGGAGGACCTTTTCATTGAGCCGGAATATCGCGGTAACGGCTACGGCAAGGCTCTTTTAAGGGAACTTGGAAAGATTGTTCTAGACCGTGGCTATGGTCGCTTTGAATGGACATGCCTTTCATGGAACAAGCCAAGCATTGACTTTTACTTAAGCATTGGAGCCGAGATGAAGGATTGGGAACTCTTCCATTTTAAGGGTGAAGCCCTCGAAAAATTCGTCAATGAACAATAA
- a CDS encoding alpha/beta fold hydrolase — MEFLTVDDGIRLCLDDEGEGEALIFAHGLNSNRLNNMDFYDEFRDEYRVITYDQRGHGDSDKSTVHMNIKRLGRDLKCIIESLNLDDVTVIGHSMGAATIYSYVNQFGCKNLKRIVASDMSPYMRNDGWKGGIAQGKWSDEDFMRDFDRMYDDVGKAAFHITKNIMDPALKDLPPEKQDELAKLYAESINPFTMASFWYSLFRQDQRPAMSKITVPFLYLMPDNPLYSIEAVKYIKENVQDIFVLEDDFPNTTHALWRQMPHEVAQAVKEFIKKH; from the coding sequence ATGGAATTTTTGACAGTGGACGATGGGATAAGACTGTGCCTTGATGATGAGGGTGAAGGTGAAGCACTGATATTCGCACATGGCCTTAACTCCAACCGTTTGAATAATATGGATTTTTATGATGAATTCAGGGATGAATATCGGGTCATAACCTATGACCAGAGAGGTCATGGGGATTCCGACAAGTCAACCGTGCATATGAACATCAAAAGATTGGGTCGGGATTTGAAATGCATCATAGAATCCCTTAATCTTGATGATGTGACTGTAATCGGCCACTCCATGGGTGCCGCCACAATCTACAGTTATGTTAATCAATTCGGATGCAAAAACCTTAAAAGAATTGTTGCCTCTGACATGTCCCCATACATGAGAAATGACGGTTGGAAAGGTGGCATTGCGCAGGGCAAATGGAGTGATGAGGATTTCATGAGGGACTTTGACAGGATGTATGATGATGTCGGAAAAGCGGCATTTCACATCACAAAAAATATCATGGACCCTGCCCTTAAAGATTTGCCTCCCGAAAAACAGGATGAACTGGCTAAACTTTATGCCGAATCCATAAATCCGTTTACAATGGCAAGTTTTTGGTATTCCCTTTTCAGACAGGACCAGCGTCCGGCAATGTCAAAGATAACAGTACCTTTCCTGTATTTGATGCCTGACAATCCGTTGTATTCAATTGAGGCAGTCAAGTACATTAAAGAAAACGTTCAGGATATATTTGTACTTGAAGATGATTTTCCAAACACCACTCATGCGCTTTGGAGGCAGATGCCTCATGAAGTTGCGCAAGCGGTAAAGGAATTCATTAAAAAACATTAG
- a CDS encoding radical SAM protein — MHFTDPVYRNPYWPTFPLLQVTQGCTHNRCKFCTMYKDVRFRPHSMEIIGEDLKELAQVAPHSKTIQLLSANPLVMTYNKLRPILEKINEYLPEMEYVYAATRVSDLKNKSVEELEHLKELGLREISLGVESGDDWTLERVNKGYASEDIIEQCGKLTDAGIDFWMSFLNGVAGREHSHDHAVNSAEIFSQCDPMLVGTGGLALFPGTPLLEEAQRGEFTPLSEKEMLVELKTFVEHLTCDCSFITHHTVSASLSGPNFLERKDSIVSTLANEIEHGDFERLAEMRRNKRTL, encoded by the coding sequence ATGCATTTTACAGATCCAGTATATAGAAATCCTTATTGGCCGACCTTTCCTCTGTTGCAGGTTACACAGGGATGTACCCATAACAGATGCAAGTTCTGCACAATGTATAAGGATGTAAGGTTCAGACCTCATTCAATGGAAATCATAGGGGAGGACTTGAAGGAATTGGCTCAGGTGGCCCCTCATTCAAAAACCATTCAGCTATTGTCAGCAAACCCATTGGTCATGACTTATAACAAGTTAAGGCCAATACTTGAAAAGATTAATGAGTATTTGCCGGAAATGGAATATGTCTATGCTGCAACCAGGGTGTCTGATTTAAAAAATAAAAGCGTTGAGGAACTTGAACATCTGAAGGAATTGGGTTTAAGGGAAATCTCTCTGGGTGTTGAAAGCGGTGATGACTGGACACTTGAAAGGGTAAATAAGGGATATGCTTCCGAAGACATCATCGAGCAATGCGGGAAATTGACGGATGCAGGAATCGATTTCTGGATGAGTTTTTTAAATGGTGTTGCGGGTCGTGAACACAGCCATGACCATGCAGTCAATTCGGCTGAAATATTCAGCCAGTGCGACCCGATGCTTGTTGGAACTGGAGGTTTGGCCCTGTTTCCTGGAACTCCTCTATTGGAGGAGGCTCAAAGGGGTGAATTCACACCACTCAGTGAAAAGGAAATGCTTGTTGAGTTAAAAACATTTGTGGAACATTTGACATGTGACTGTTCATTCATCACACATCATACAGTTTCCGCAAGTTTGTCAGGCCCTAATTTCCTTGAAAGAAAGGACAGTATAGTTTCCACATTGGCCAATGAGATTGAGCATGGGGACTTTGAAAGACTTGCCGAAATGAGAAGGAATAAACGAACACTGTAA
- a CDS encoding PaaI family thioesterase: protein MANFEDIESAREFFYKDKYAVMTGVTLDELTEDEAICSLEITDDHKNAYGGVMGGVMFTLADFTFAVLSNQIHQLTVAQQVDIHYLSAPKGEKLIAKATCRKNGRTSSIINVDISDDTGRDVAQFIGTGFKL from the coding sequence ATGGCAAATTTTGAAGATATCGAAAGTGCAAGAGAATTCTTTTACAAAGACAAATATGCGGTAATGACTGGAGTGACATTGGATGAGCTGACAGAAGACGAAGCGATCTGCTCACTTGAGATTACAGATGACCACAAAAACGCCTATGGTGGAGTTATGGGTGGTGTAATGTTTACATTGGCAGATTTTACCTTTGCGGTTCTGTCAAACCAGATTCATCAGTTGACTGTTGCTCAACAGGTTGATATTCACTATTTATCCGCTCCTAAGGGTGAAAAGCTGATTGCAAAGGCAACCTGCAGAAAAAACGGAAGAACCTCCTCAATAATTAATGTTGACATTTCCGATGACACTGGCCGTGACGTTGCCCAATTCATCGGTACCGGATTTAAATTATAG
- a CDS encoding tetratricopeptide repeat protein yields MQQAFEPQKDKGTSDYQGNALLYLEKGNEINEVLDEILKIDPDNMTALFHKSHHLEKNRQHREALKYNERILKKYPYDIIALLSKGRNLVELNEFDEAEVCYNIILEIDPKNKAAINLKSTLFKKKNNWTITAHDLMFKAIENFEREHFSTSETYFKQAIEMNPNFDEIWFAQGELFIRTGKINKAIESFEKAFEINPTSGGIKDKKKLFKLLNFMKKVNTLLGYEK; encoded by the coding sequence TTGCAACAAGCTTTTGAGCCACAAAAAGACAAAGGAACTTCTGATTATCAAGGCAATGCACTATTATATCTTGAAAAGGGCAATGAGATAAACGAAGTTCTGGACGAAATACTTAAAATCGACCCTGACAACATGACCGCCCTCTTTCACAAATCCCACCATCTGGAAAAAAACAGACAACACCGGGAAGCATTAAAATACAATGAAAGAATCCTAAAAAAGTATCCATATGACATCATTGCACTCCTTTCAAAGGGCCGAAATCTCGTTGAGCTAAACGAATTTGACGAAGCGGAAGTGTGCTATAACATCATCCTTGAAATAGATCCTAAAAACAAGGCGGCAATAAATCTTAAATCGACATTATTTAAAAAGAAGAACAATTGGACAATAACTGCCCATGATCTGATGTTCAAGGCCATCGAAAACTTTGAAAGGGAGCATTTCAGCACATCGGAAACCTATTTCAAACAGGCAATCGAGATGAATCCGAATTTCGATGAAATCTGGTTTGCTCAGGGAGAGCTTTTCATCCGAACGGGAAAAATAAACAAGGCCATAGAATCATTTGAAAAGGCATTCGAAATCAATCCGACAAGCGGCGGAATAAAAGATAAAAAGAAGTTATTCAAATTGTTAAATTTCATGAAAAAAGTAAATACATTATTAGGATATGAAAAATAG
- a CDS encoding tetratricopeptide repeat protein, with product MFKKSKITKIIEKGNQHYEKGELIDAKKMYLKGLAMEPDNIVIINNLAEIHSRLGDDSKTKGYSKILLKNCNKLLSHKKTKELLIIKAMHYYILKRAMR from the coding sequence ATGTTTAAAAAATCAAAAATCACCAAAATCATTGAAAAGGGAAACCAGCATTATGAAAAAGGTGAACTGATTGATGCAAAAAAGATGTACCTGAAGGGCCTAGCGATGGAACCTGACAATATTGTGATTATTAATAATCTCGCCGAAATCCATAGCCGTTTAGGTGACGATTCCAAAACAAAAGGATACAGCAAAATTCTTTTAAAAAATTGCAACAAGCTTTTGAGCCACAAAAAGACAAAGGAACTTCTGATTATCAAGGCAATGCACTATTATATCTTGAAAAGGGCAATGAGATAA
- a CDS encoding cupin domain-containing protein, with amino-acid sequence MSSFDDENIFGKGEFNEMFDEYFTGKSFLNPLVDMEDNLLFVANVTFEPGCRNNWHIHHAKKGGGQLLICVAGKGFYQEEGSEVQELKPGVVVEIPPNVKHWHGAQKDSWFSHISVEVPGEETSNEWLEPVSDEYYNQL; translated from the coding sequence ATGTCAAGTTTTGATGATGAGAATATATTTGGAAAAGGTGAATTCAACGAAATGTTTGATGAATATTTTACAGGCAAGTCATTTTTAAATCCGTTGGTGGATATGGAGGATAATCTTTTGTTTGTGGCCAATGTGACATTTGAACCGGGCTGCAGAAACAATTGGCATATTCATCATGCTAAAAAAGGCGGTGGACAGCTCTTGATTTGTGTTGCGGGTAAAGGTTTCTACCAAGAGGAGGGAAGTGAGGTTCAGGAATTGAAGCCTGGTGTCGTCGTTGAAATTCCTCCTAACGTTAAACATTGGCACGGTGCTCAAAAGGACTCATGGTTTAGCCATATTTCCGTTGAGGTACCTGGTGAGGAAACCTCTAACGAATGGCTGGAACCTGTAAGCGATGAATATTATAACCAGTTATAA
- a CDS encoding nitroreductase family protein, whose translation MELIDVMLKRRSTRKFNDEPITKDELDKILQAALLAPTSMNRKPCNFMVVERKETLDELSKSKDHGADLIRGADKAIVVVADTMIADTWIEDSSIALTHMHLMATELDLGSCWVQIHLRSKDGRDSEEIVRDILKIDDHYRIVGILALGHSDNIPKAHSIDDIDKNKIHFLV comes from the coding sequence ATGGAACTAATTGATGTGATGCTTAAAAGAAGAAGTACAAGGAAATTCAACGATGAGCCGATAACCAAAGATGAACTGGATAAGATTCTGCAGGCGGCGTTGCTTGCACCGACAAGCATGAACAGAAAACCCTGCAATTTCATGGTGGTAGAAAGAAAGGAAACATTGGATGAACTTTCAAAATCTAAAGACCATGGTGCGGATTTAATCAGAGGTGCTGATAAGGCCATTGTTGTGGTGGCAGACACTATGATTGCAGATACTTGGATTGAGGATTCCTCCATTGCTCTTACCCATATGCATCTGATGGCAACTGAGTTGGATCTTGGAAGCTGCTGGGTTCAAATACACTTGCGAAGTAAGGATGGCAGGGATTCAGAAGAGATTGTTCGGGATATCCTGAAAATTGACGATCACTACAGAATTGTGGGTATTCTTGCTTTGGGCCATTCGGATAATATTCCTAAGGCTCACAGCATAGATGACATTGATAAAAATAAGATACATTTTCTAGTTTAG
- a CDS encoding YhgE/Pip domain-containing protein yields the protein MSGRDINNIVEIMKKDFKAAISNPIVIIVLLVIIILPSLYALINIQACWNPYENTNEVQFAIANLDEGASYENTTLNVGNELVKELKNNDKFDWVFVTEDELRQGVHDGKYYAGIVIPKDLSKDVTSITSDNPKSAKLNYIVNIKANPVANKLTDSAANAVYTTMNAKIVEFINLAAYGRLGELQEGLASGAGQLSSGAGQLSSGAAQVSSGASQVSSGVGDLNDGADKVKSGASQVNSGADKVKSGSKAVDDGASKVSSSADQIKSGSQQVQKGASDLESKANPSVLPSPVKEVVEGSVQLANSSSQLAGGSSDLASGSVELASSSSKLANGAGDVASGANDVANGASDLADGSAELAKGALSLAAGSELLSNSAAQALFSAASALYGASSSLSQVTGVNESQVGDYIYSPIQLERDEVYPVDDYGSNVAPFYIVLSMWVGAVITCVMLRPGTSTNTKYSPLEMYFGKLLLFVIMSLLQAAVTIIGLFILGVEIVNPLTFIFSAALVSVTFMVLMYSLVSALGHVGKGIGVILLVLQISGTGGIYPIQIMDNLFQWLYPFLPMTYAINLIREAQLGLVWSNYLPSLAILIAISIITIIVAVIIKEKADDASHYFEERLEKTGLF from the coding sequence ATGAGTGGAAGAGACATCAACAATATTGTTGAAATTATGAAAAAGGACTTTAAGGCAGCAATTTCAAATCCGATTGTTATAATCGTATTGCTTGTCATAATAATCCTGCCTTCCCTTTACGCTCTTATTAATATCCAGGCATGTTGGAACCCATATGAAAATACAAACGAAGTCCAGTTTGCAATAGCAAACCTTGACGAGGGAGCTTCATATGAGAATACAACACTGAATGTCGGAAACGAATTGGTTAAGGAACTGAAAAACAATGACAAGTTTGACTGGGTTTTTGTTACTGAAGATGAACTCCGGCAGGGCGTTCATGATGGAAAGTACTATGCGGGAATAGTAATACCAAAGGATTTAAGTAAAGATGTGACCTCAATTACAAGCGACAATCCAAAATCCGCAAAATTAAATTATATTGTAAACATCAAGGCAAATCCGGTAGCAAATAAATTAACTGACAGTGCTGCAAATGCCGTTTATACTACAATGAATGCAAAAATTGTTGAATTCATCAATTTGGCGGCATATGGCAGGTTAGGTGAACTGCAGGAAGGACTGGCTTCCGGAGCAGGTCAGCTTTCAAGTGGAGCAGGCCAACTATCCAGCGGAGCCGCACAGGTGTCTTCCGGTGCTAGTCAAGTATCTTCAGGAGTTGGAGATTTGAATGATGGGGCAGACAAGGTAAAATCCGGTGCATCACAAGTTAACAGTGGTGCCGATAAGGTTAAATCCGGTTCAAAAGCGGTTGATGACGGTGCAAGTAAAGTGTCTTCATCTGCGGACCAGATAAAATCCGGTTCCCAACAAGTCCAAAAGGGAGCAAGTGATCTGGAATCAAAGGCCAATCCATCTGTACTGCCAAGTCCAGTTAAAGAAGTTGTTGAGGGATCAGTGCAGCTTGCCAATTCAAGTTCACAACTGGCCGGAGGGTCAAGTGATTTGGCATCAGGTTCAGTGGAGCTTGCAAGCAGCTCATCAAAACTGGCAAATGGAGCAGGAGATGTTGCAAGTGGAGCCAATGATGTGGCAAATGGTGCAAGTGACCTTGCAGACGGTTCAGCAGAATTGGCCAAAGGTGCATTAAGCCTTGCAGCAGGTTCCGAACTGTTATCAAACTCAGCGGCACAGGCATTGTTTTCCGCAGCAAGTGCACTGTACGGAGCATCATCTTCACTATCCCAGGTAACCGGCGTTAACGAGTCTCAAGTTGGAGATTATATCTACTCTCCAATCCAACTGGAACGTGATGAAGTGTATCCTGTTGATGATTACGGATCAAATGTTGCTCCATTTTACATTGTACTATCAATGTGGGTTGGTGCAGTAATAACCTGCGTAATGCTCAGGCCAGGAACAAGTACCAATACCAAATACTCCCCACTGGAAATGTATTTCGGTAAATTATTGTTATTTGTAATAATGAGCTTACTTCAGGCTGCAGTTACTATCATAGGATTATTCATATTGGGAGTTGAAATAGTGAATCCTTTAACGTTCATATTTTCTGCGGCGCTGGTATCGGTTACATTCATGGTTCTGATGTACTCCCTAGTTTCCGCACTGGGACATGTCGGAAAGGGTATTGGAGTTATCCTTTTGGTACTTCAAATTTCCGGAACAGGAGGAATATATCCTATTCAGATTATGGACAACCTATTCCAATGGCTTTATCCATTTTTACCGATGACCTATGCAATTAATCTAATCAGGGAAGCACAACTAGGATTGGTATGGTCCAATTATCTGCCTTCATTGGCAATTTTAATTGCAATAAGCATCATAACCATCATAGTTGCAGTCATCATTAAAGAAAAAGCGGATGATGCATCCCATTACTTCGAAGAGCGTTTGGAAAAAACAGGTTTATTTTAA
- a CDS encoding restriction endonuclease subunit S, which translates to MQKVMLEEIAEIISGLSYRRYLNDDGDKFKIIVQRSFSGDGKLSDFEEISLKHDIKERYFTQENDILMKMTHPYEVVCVKDKDLLISDRIAIIRLKNGYDPEFITHLLANAHIQKQLHIMGGSGKMPHTSLKEIKQLMLTVPDFKTQVKYGELLNTIDEKIMEDLRQVDYDRHLKEAILNDLWGEDDDC; encoded by the coding sequence ATGCAAAAAGTGATGTTAGAAGAAATAGCGGAAATCATATCAGGCTTGTCCTATAGGAGATACCTGAATGATGACGGGGATAAATTCAAAATCATAGTTCAAAGATCCTTTAGTGGAGATGGAAAACTATCTGATTTTGAAGAAATCTCTCTTAAACACGATATTAAGGAAAGATATTTTACACAGGAAAATGACATACTGATGAAGATGACCCATCCCTATGAGGTGGTCTGTGTAAAGGATAAGGATCTCCTGATAAGTGACAGAATCGCAATAATCAGGCTTAAAAATGGATACGATCCGGAATTTATCACTCATTTACTTGCAAATGCTCATATTCAAAAACAACTCCATATAATGGGAGGTAGCGGTAAGATGCCGCACACTTCCCTTAAAGAAATAAAACAGCTCATGCTTACTGTTCCTGATTTTAAAACACAAGTCAAATACGGGGAACTTTTAAACACCATTGATGAAAAGATAATGGAAGATTTGCGCCAGGTTGATTATGACAGGCATCTTAAGGAAGCAATCTTAAATGATTTATGGGGTGAAGACGATGATTGCTAA
- a CDS encoding N-6 DNA methylase produces MIAKKPVNYKILKRIMSKLRMAESHFNTNYAVLYAFFYKYCSDSIKDFLMDELKDKELTIDEAYRNKISYEQLLFDSLHMNGFFIKKSDAFIDELVNSKTSKRRFLEEFLGVFPRNIIFNSEYHNLKYFKDFFNIIREGIDISQLNDSQVNDLCEIIVLISRLEVTGDEFPFEDVFDIVSASRFVHVNSNPELITQILSKLVVCEKKSIDSAYDPFIKNGDTLMKLREEIGYELRYCYGKDSHNINYVYNVVKFFISNFSLNNVFLKREDAFDSIDFNGRSFDAILSRIPISIKNYHTSNFNQSMEIAKRNKRSEVENLLLEKLDITEDSFKQNLKLNQALENLVEEIGFEDDSNSNFKGQYESLQDSEFLFLINLIEALKNDGIMTICISENFLFKPSLEILRKYLTLEKNYIDTVIRVPNEFSRSRPEVVMVFKKNRQNSDVLFIDMSSDYETQRSRLTYPGLFRKNLVLDDETLSKMENVFLNKLSIDKYSNLISIDEIENNQFNLSVSRYVDTFDGEFISLDDLVAEKQEIDSNINELDIKIEKMMDELGIRFK; encoded by the coding sequence ATGATTGCTAAAAAACCTGTAAATTATAAGATTTTAAAACGCATCATGTCCAAATTAAGAATGGCAGAATCCCATTTTAACACCAATTATGCCGTTCTTTATGCATTCTTTTACAAATACTGCTCAGATTCTATAAAAGATTTTTTAATGGATGAACTAAAGGACAAGGAACTGACCATTGATGAGGCTTACAGGAATAAAATCTCTTACGAACAGCTGCTGTTTGATTCACTGCACATGAATGGTTTTTTTATAAAAAAATCTGATGCTTTCATTGATGAATTAGTTAACAGCAAAACCTCAAAGCGCAGATTTTTAGAAGAATTTTTAGGAGTTTTTCCAAGAAATATCATATTCAACTCAGAATATCATAATCTAAAATATTTCAAGGATTTTTTCAATATCATTCGTGAGGGCATTGATATATCTCAATTAAACGATTCACAGGTTAATGATTTGTGTGAAATAATCGTGCTGATTTCAAGACTGGAGGTCACTGGAGATGAGTTTCCATTTGAAGACGTGTTCGATATAGTTTCAGCTTCACGATTTGTCCATGTCAATTCAAATCCCGAATTGATTACGCAAATTTTGTCCAAACTGGTGGTTTGTGAGAAAAAGTCCATTGATTCAGCTTATGATCCATTTATTAAAAATGGAGACACTCTAATGAAGTTACGTGAGGAAATTGGATATGAATTGAGATACTGCTACGGTAAGGACTCTCACAATATAAATTATGTTTACAATGTTGTAAAATTCTTTATCAGCAATTTTTCTCTAAACAATGTCTTTTTAAAAAGGGAAGATGCATTTGATTCAATCGATTTCAATGGAAGATCTTTTGATGCGATATTGTCCAGAATTCCAATTTCAATAAAAAACTATCACACTTCCAATTTCAATCAAAGTATGGAAATTGCAAAAAGAAACAAGCGCAGTGAAGTGGAAAATCTATTGCTTGAAAAATTGGATATAACTGAGGACTCTTTCAAACAGAATCTCAAATTGAATCAGGCATTGGAAAATCTTGTTGAAGAAATAGGCTTTGAAGATGATTCCAATTCCAATTTCAAAGGCCAATATGAATCACTTCAGGACAGTGAGTTTCTATTCCTGATTAATCTGATTGAAGCACTTAAAAACGATGGAATCATGACTATCTGCATTTCAGAAAATTTCCTGTTTAAACCATCACTTGAAATATTGAGGAAATATCTTACATTAGAGAAGAATTATATCGATACAGTTATCCGTGTTCCAAATGAGTTTTCACGCTCACGACCTGAAGTAGTCATGGTATTTAAGAAAAACAGGCAAAATAGTGATGTTCTGTTCATAGACATGTCATCAGACTATGAAACACAGCGCAGCAGACTGACCTATCCTGGTTTATTTAGAAAAAATCTGGTTCTGGATGATGAAACTCTTTCCAAAATGGAAAATGTATTTTTAAACAAGTTAAGCATTGATAAATATTCCAATCTGATTTCCATTGATGAAATAGAAAACAATCAGTTCAATCTGTCAGTTTCACGTTATGTGGATACATTTGACGGTGAGTTCATATCTCTTGATGATTTGGTGGCTGAAAAGCAGGAAATTGACTCAAACATCAATGAACTGGATATAAAAATTGAAAAAATGATGGATGAATTAGGTATCAGATTCAAGTGA
- a CDS encoding ARPP-1 family domain-containing protein, with protein sequence MMSLDNDIELLAPQVHENLAVIPLKTQRSYIDMLTLKKGMELGLVEVKECETSQVNTVIVKNNAVAPLILIDGEEIIGGDQNRIINSTILLEANSEMAVPVSCTEKGRWAYKSEFKQSEYMANYNTRKAKRYAEKTSQHTQDVIWSSINQLEVENSFASPTSAMEESYENLKSTHESIIHEFEVESEQNGVLIILNGEIQGFEIFLNPEIYREFHKKILKSYIIDSKIENNTFAVNVDEAKDIISKTFTSSYEKRENLGLEEIFEFENDDGIGTVYAYQNKIIHMSYFQKLKKEIEDEIDEGISLESDT encoded by the coding sequence ATGATGAGTCTTGATAATGACATTGAGCTTTTAGCACCGCAGGTGCATGAAAACTTAGCAGTTATTCCTTTAAAAACACAAAGGTCATACATTGATATGCTGACCCTTAAAAAGGGCATGGAACTGGGATTGGTTGAAGTCAAGGAATGTGAAACATCCCAGGTAAACACAGTAATCGTTAAAAACAATGCAGTTGCACCACTGATTCTGATTGACGGTGAAGAGATAATCGGTGGTGACCAGAATCGTATCATCAATTCAACCATTCTACTCGAGGCAAACAGTGAAATGGCAGTCCCTGTAAGCTGCACAGAAAAGGGAAGATGGGCCTACAAAAGCGAGTTCAAGCAATCAGAATATATGGCAAACTACAATACCAGAAAAGCAAAAAGGTATGCTGAAAAAACCAGTCAACATACACAGGACGTAATCTGGTCATCAATCAACCAGCTTGAAGTTGAAAACAGCTTCGCATCACCTACAAGTGCAATGGAAGAGAGTTACGAGAACTTAAAAAGCACCCATGAATCAATAATCCATGAATTTGAAGTTGAAAGTGAACAGAACGGTGTTTTAATTATATTAAATGGGGAAATTCAAGGTTTTGAAATATTTCTAAATCCTGAAATCTATAGGGAATTTCACAAGAAAATCCTAAAAAGCTACATTATAGATTCAAAAATTGAAAACAACACATTTGCGGTAAATGTTGATGAAGCAAAAGACATAATTTCAAAAACATTCACCTCATCATATGAAAAAAGGGAAAACCTTGGTCTTGAGGAGATCTTTGAATTTGAAAATGATGACGGCATCGGCACAGTATATGCATATCAAAATAAGATCATACACATGTCCTATTTTCAAAAACTAAAAAAAGAGATTGAGGATGAAATCGACGAAGGCATCTCACTTGAATCTGATACCTAA
- a CDS encoding HIRAN domain-containing protein, translating to MMFITVMAFNNFHGDKPLKLGGIIKLVKEPDNKHDTEAIACEMRYFGKIGYVANSTNTVIKGCMSSGRVFDKITDEYYAKIKFITGSTVIAKILSADEFIKEIENPESDVHYLSENPSKIDIEYIKNHYIPDDENDES from the coding sequence ATGATGTTTATTACAGTGATGGCATTTAACAATTTTCATGGAGACAAACCGCTTAAACTGGGCGGAATCATAAAATTAGTAAAGGAACCAGACAACAAGCATGATACAGAAGCGATAGCCTGTGAAATGAGATATTTTGGAAAAATAGGCTACGTTGCAAACAGTACCAATACTGTCATTAAAGGATGCATGAGTTCCGGAAGAGTTTTTGACAAAATCACAGATGAATATTATGCCAAAATTAAATTCATCACAGGCAGTACAGTAATTGCCAAAATATTATCAGCAGATGAATTTATAAAGGAAATTGAAAATCCTGAAAGTGATGTTCACTACCTAAGTGAAAATCCTTCAAAAATAGATATCGAATACATTAAAAATCATTACATACCAGATGATGAAAATGATGAGTCTTGA